In the Pseudochaenichthys georgianus chromosome 1, fPseGeo1.2, whole genome shotgun sequence genome, one interval contains:
- the lsm6 gene encoding U6 snRNA-associated Sm-like protein LSm6 → MSLRKQTPSDFLKQIIGRPVVVKLNSGVDYRGVLACLDGYMNIAIEQTEEYVNGQLKNKYGDAFLRGNNVLYISTQKRKV, encoded by the exons ATGAGTTTGAGAAAGCAGACCCCGAGTGACTTTCTGAAGCAGATCATTGGGAGACCTGTGGTGGTCAAACTGAACTCTGGAGTGGATTACAGAG gtgtCCTGGCCTGCCTGGATGGTTACATGAACATTGCCATCGAGCAGACTGAGGAGTATGTCAACGGGCAGCTCAAGAACAAGTATGGAGATGCTTTTCTAAGAGGAAACAATG TCCTTTACATCAGCACCCAGAAGAGGAAAGTGTAG